Part of the Pseudoliparis swirei isolate HS2019 ecotype Mariana Trench chromosome 18, NWPU_hadal_v1, whole genome shotgun sequence genome is shown below.
atgggaataaactatacaatatccacacacaaaaaagaagaaagtattaacaatatatatataaaacaatgtaataaaatatacacttttttgagacaatatatatatatatatgtatatacatacaatatatatatacaatatatatatatataaaacaatgtaataaaatatacaccatggccatagatattcacagaatatgttctggtgtgtagtgttaatgagggtctcagtccttgttcagcagcctgatggcctgactgaagaagctgtcctcagttcgtttgtgcggcacttgataccgcggtatcgcctgcctgacggtagaagggtgaacagtttgtggccgggtggttattgtctttcatcatccgtttggccctggccacgcaccgcttggtgtatatgtccaggatggagggaagctcacctccaacgatgtactgtgccgaccgcaccaccctctgtagtgccctacgcccagggcggtgcagttcccgaccagacggtgatgcaacctgtcagaacactcgatggtactggtgtagaatgatcTGAGGCTGCGTGGGGCCATGTTGACTTCCCGCattcgcctaaggaaatacaggcgtggttggcccttttcaccacgtgagtggtgtgcgtggtccatgtgaggtcctcggagatgtgcacgccgagtaacttgaagctgctgacctctctactgcaactccgtctatggagatggggtgtgctctcctctccgcttcctgtagtccacgatcagctccttggtcttcttgacgttgaggacgaggctgttctcctggcaccactgtaccagtgatccaacctcctccctgtaggctgtctcgtccgtcgccggtgatcagccccaacactgttgtgtcgtcagcaaacttgatgatgacgttggagctgtgcatggccgtgcagtcgtgggtgtacagggagtagaggagagggctcaacacgcatccctgaggggctcccgtgttgagggtcagcggctctgaggtggtaccgcccatcctcaccacctggcggcggcccgacaggaagtccagtatccagctgcacatggtagagtgcaggcctagacctctgagcttggcgtcgagcttggcgggaacaattgAGGGCTCCTCTGGATACACGACACCAGCTGGCTGGTTAGCTTCTGTCTTTATCCTCTTTAAAGTCTCtagaagaataaaacatgtctgtCTCCTGAGGCGTGACGGACGTCTCCCCCGTGAGGAGAAGACTTGTCCTCCTGAcggtcctcatgtcttcatgtcctcatgtcctcatgtcctcatgtcttcatgtcttcatgtctcatgtattcatgtcctcatgtcctcatgtcctcatgtcttcatgtcctcatgtcttcatgtattcatgtcctcatgtcttcatgtcctcatgtcttcgtgtcctcatgtcttcatgtcctcatgtcttcatgtcctcatgtcttcatgtcctcatgtcttcatgtcctcgtgtcttcatgtcctcatgtcttcatgtcttcatgtcttcatgtctcatgtcctcatgtcctcatgtctcatgtattcatgtcctcgtgtcttcatgtcctcatgtcttcatgtcctcatgtcttcatgtctcatgtattcgtgtcttcatgtcctcatgtcttcatgtcctcatgtcttcacatTTAAAACACGAGAGAGCAGCTCGGTGTTCCTTCAGGTTTTGTTTTCAGAGGTGATAACCCTTGTTCTGTGTTGGACAGGTGTGGGCTGTCATGTGACGCATGTGGCTCtaactccctttttttttacaggtgaAAAAAAATATGGGGGGAAAAATAAATTCCATACATTCATCCGATGTTCTCTCTGCAGCAGCTAACAGGTTCTGACAAAGATCTCAGCTTCAGATCTTTACACTTGACTTACAGTATTTAACAGCATAACTGCACGGTGTGTGCAGTAGAACCCCTCAGACcctctcagaccccctcagaacccctcagaccccctcagaccccctcagaccctctcaGACACCCTCAGAACCCCTCAGAACCCCTCAGACcctctcagaccccctcagaacCCCTCAGAACCCCTCAGACcctctcagaccccctcagaacCCCTCAGAACCCCTCAGAACCCCTCAGACcctctcagaccccctcagaacccctcagaccctctcagaccctctcagaccccctcagcAGGTCTCTGGTGTTCTTATCTGGTACCATGACAACCAGAGTTCCCGTAGAGACGCTCTCTGTTCAGGCCTCCTCTCATTGGTGGACCTGCTGCCCGctgactcctccctctggcTCCTCAGGGCGTGGCGGTCCAGGTGGAGGACGTGAGGATCCGAGCCACGTTCTCCCAGAGGAAGAGGGTCCCGGTGACCGAGGGCTTCCTGGAGGTGAAGGACGGAGGCAAGTGGAGGCAGATCTGCAACGCGGACTGGACCCCGGCCAACAGCCGGGTCGTCTGCGGCATGTACGGCTTCCCCTCGGAGAAGCGcttcaagccccgcccctacaAGTGAGTCACGGCGCCGGAGGTCCACCACCGCGGCCCCGCAACCACCatgattgtctctctctctctctccccctctctcccccctctctctctccctctctctctccctctctctctctccctctctctctccccctctctctctctccctccctctctctctctctcctctctctctctctctctctctctctctctctctctctctctctctctctctctccctctctctctctctctctctctctctctctctctcgtcttggGGCTGGAGGCTCCGCTGTAGATTATCAAGTGATGTCGTCCTCTCTTTCTTCAACTTGTTCCCCGTCTGCAGGTTTTTGCCGTGAGCTGAAAAGTTGTTCAACATAAATAAAGtatgatttatgatttatgatttatggTTCCCTCTCAGACTGCTGGCCGACCGCCGGAAGAAGAACTACTGGGGGTTCTCCGTCAACTGCACGGGCAACGAGGCCGACCTGTCCGACTGCAAGATGGGCACGGAGGTGTACCTGAAGGGCAACGCCACCTGTGAGCAAGGCATGCCCGTCGTGGTCAGCTGTGTGCCGGGGCGGGCCTTCGCCTCCAGCCACAGCGCCGGCTACATGAAGGCCTACCGGGTCGAGGTAGGTCACAGAGGTTACAGAGGTCACACGGGTCACATGTTGGCTTCACACTCTGCAGAAAGACATGCATGTGGTGTCATATAAAGTATTTATGGatattaaacattttatattttcctaaaaaaaatgtttttgctgCATTGTTTCCACAGCAACCCTTGGTGCGTCTGAGGGGCGGAGCCATGATTGGCGAGGGCCGGGTGGAGGTGCTGAAGAACGGCGAGTGGGGCACAGTGTGCGACGACAACTGGAGCAGGACAGCCGCCACCGTGGCGTGCCGGGAGCTCGGCTTCGGCAGCGCCAAGGAGGCGCTGAGCGGCGCCCGGCTGGGCCAAGGTCAGCCCGCACGCTTATTAAagttattacagttattacTGTTATTGTTATGTCAACATGGTGCTACGCTGATATGaagatatacatattttattttgaaaatatatatatttgtatttaatatatctaaatatagatatttatatatttgtatcaatAAAATATTGACATATAAATTagaatataaacatattttatatataattatttaaaatatatatgtatatattttattatatatatacatatatataaatattttattctaaaaaaatagagagagattttattataaaaatatatataaattttttattaaaaaatatatatttctataaatatatatatatattaatataatttcttcacaaaaaaatatatatatatcattcaaataaaataaaaaaatatatatatattttactataAATTGCTAAAATATTGTTAGCAGTTTTTTATAAACATTGCCTCGAGTCTCCAGTTATTTAAGGGCTTTagaataaataatgtaattattattGTGGCGACTTTTCACAGGCTttttaggtttaaaaaaaagtcccacCAGAACTTAGAGCAACATGTGAAAATGAAGTGTGGGCTGGAACCCGAGACCCCCGACGGCACCACAGGCGGGTTTTCACTTCACTCAGCCCGGACGTCCAGTCagcatttaaatacacttagGAATGTATGCATCAGCATCAATGAGGGATACATTTATGTATTAGCCTTGTATCTGGACCCAGAAGCAGAATGGGCGAGATGAATCCGCctcatgaggaccacatgtgCAGTGGATTAGTCGTCCCCTCGCTGCCCGGCCTCACGCCGACGCACCGAGACACAATGTCCCGgagagggaaagaagaaaaacaccgtCTGGCTTCCAGGGGAGGAATTCTCTGTTGGAAGAGCTCGAGGTTATTTCAGGGATGGATTTCTTTTGACCGCCTGGATCCAAAACCGCCGCCACGCGGGTCTGAGAATAGTCTAAGTGGCACTTCTTCTGTTTTTAGGCTCCGTTCTTATACAATCGATGGATTTAAATGAATACTTTTCCCcatgtatgtatttaatgtgtcGTGATCACAGccctgaggactcgtctctcaTCACTGAGACATTCCTGCTGCTCACATGGGAACAACACCGTGTTATTATGGAAACTCTACGCGGAGAGGAAGgattcttctctccttcacacGCCTAGAGCGCCTCACTCCGATTGGACACGGTGATGTGTCACTTCCTGTAACTCCTCTGGAGCAGGAAGCCTCACCATCTGAGGCCGAAGCCGTCAGGAGGAGTCCGCTGTGTAGGAACGCTGGGAAAAGATGGTTCCTGTAATGCCCATGACGCTGTAGCTGtttaaacctgtgtgtgtgtgtgtgtgtgtgtgtgtgtgtgtgtgtgtgtgtgtgtgtgtgtgtgtgtgtgtgtgtgtgtgtgtgtgtgtgtgtgtgtgtgtgtgtaggcagcGGGCTGGTCCACATGAACGAGGTGGAGTGCTCCGGCTTTGAGAAGTCTCTGACTGAGTGCTATTTCAACCGCGATGCGCTGGGCTGCAGCCACGAGGAGGACGCTGCGCTCCGGTGCAACGTTCCGGCCATGGGCTTCAACAAAAGAGTGAGCACCtccatatatacaggactgtctcagaaaattagaatattgtgatgaagttctttattttctgtaatgcaattaaaaaaacaaaaatgtcatgcattctggattcattacaaatcaactgaaatattgcaagccttttattattttaatattgctgattatgtcttacagcttaagaaaactctaaaatcctatctcataaaattttaatatttcctcagaccaagtaaaaaaaaagatttataacagctgagtgtttgtcaaggctcaggaaacccttgcaggtgtttcgagttaattagacaattcaagtgatttgtttaataccctactagtatactttttcatgatattctaatatttagagataggatatttgagttttcttaaactgtaagccataatcagcaataaatcagaataaaaggcttgcaatatttcagttgatttgtaatgaatccagaatgcatgacatttttgtttttttaattgcattacagaaaataaagaacttcatcacaatattctaattttctgagacagtcctgtatatatatagatatatataaaagatatatatatatatattaataaacatatatatatatatatatatatattaatatatatagatatatactaataaacatatatatatatatatattaatatatattaatatatatatatacatatataaatatgtacactaccgttcaaaagtttgggatcacccagacaatttcgtgtcttccatgaaaaatcacacttttatttatcaaatgaatataaaatatagtcaagacattgacaaggttagaaataatgattaatatttgaaatattaattttgttctacaaacttcaagctcaaaggaaggccagttgtatagcttatatcaccagcataactgttttcagctgtgctaacataattgcacgggttttctaatcatccattagtcttctaaggcaatgatcaaacacaatgtaccatcagaacactggagtgatcgttgatggaaatgggcctctatacacctctggagatatttcattagaaaccagacgtttccacctagaatagtcatttaccacattaacaatgtagagagtgtatttatgattaatttaatgttatctttattgaaaaaaacaatgcttttctttgaaaaataaggacatttctaagtgatcccaaacatttgaacggtagtgtatatatatatatatattaaaatatatatgtaaatatatatatatgtatatataaataaatatttataaaaatatatataaataaatatatataaataaataattatagataaatatacatgtggatgaaccctgtttattGGCCACcttgtggatgaaccctgtacTACGGCGTGAACACGGCGCCCTGGAGGACTCAGTCTCTCTCGGTCTCCTCAGCTCCGGCTGAGTGGCGGCCGCAACGCGTTCGAGGGCCGCGTGGAGGTCCAGGCGGCGAGGAACGGCACGGCGGCGTGGGGCGCCGTGTGCAGCGACGGCTGGGGCACCATGGAGGCCATGGTGGTGTGCCGGCAGCTCGGCCTGGGCTTCGCCAGCCACGCCTtccaggtgaggggggggggactctctaaaaaaataataaaaacatcagtGAAAACTATTTATATCAGACAGCCGAACACCAGAAAATAGATTAACCTGAACCAGCCGGTACAATGAGTCAACGGGAAAGAAATATACACATCTCCTGttgcaccgtgtgtgtgtgtgtgtgtgtgactctcacTTTAACCATCTTGAACCTGATTGGTCCAGAAGGCCCACATACGGCTGTAACAGTCCTGTAAACTTCAAACGCACGAGTCAGAGCAGAAGGTCGACCTGGAGGTCAAACCTGAGACGTTGATGGAGAAACCTTACAgtcgcttgtgtgtgtttgtgtgtgtgtgtggggggggggggtgtgtgtgtgatgcaccCTCTGATTAGCAGTACATCTGAGATAATGTCTGCAACTTTAGGAGGAAAATGAAGACgatgtctcccacacacatcttcctcttcatcttcctctgtcTGAGTCCAGCTGAGCTTTTGGAAAACACCGACGAGTCAGCAGCGAGAATTTCACAAGAAAGTCCAGACtaactgagctcctcctcctcctcctgcttctcctcctgctcctcctcctcctcttgctcctcctgctcctcctcctcctcctgcttctcctcctcctcctcctgctcctcctgcttctcctcctccttctcctcctcctcctgctcctcctcctcctcctcctcctcctcctcctcctcctcctcctcaggaaacgtgGTACTGGGAGGGCTCGGCCGAGGCCGAGGCGGTGCTGATGAGCGGGGTCCGGTGCTCGGGGGCCGAGCTGACCCTGGACCAGTGCCTCCACCACGGGGACCGGGTCCAGTGCCCCCGAGGAGGCGGGCGCTTCTCGGCCGGCGTGTCCTGCACTCAGCGTGAGACGGCGGCGCCGACGCTCTGTGGCCCCGAGCCGCCGTGACCTTCGTTAaccttgtccccccccccagtggcCCCGGACCTGGTCCTCAGCGCCCAGGCCGTGGAGCAGACCACCTACCTGGAGGACCGGCCCATGTACGCGCTGCAGTGCGCCCACGAGGAGCGCTGCCTCTCCCAGAGCGCCGACACGGCCGACTCCGCCTCCTACCGGCGCCTCCTGCGCTTCTCCTCCCAGATCCAGAACAACGGCCAGTCGGACTTCCGGCCGCGGGCCGCGCACCACGCCTGGGTCTGGCACGAGTGTCACAGGTGAGGAATGACCTTTAATCATGAACTACCAACGTTAATGGACCCGGAGGCCCTGGAGGTCCTGAAGGCCCCGGGGGTCCCCTCAGGGCCTCCAGGAGGTGCTGTGGGGACCTGGGGGCCCCTGGGTCCCCTCGGGGCCTCCAGCAGCACAGTAACGCGGCCGTGGCCCCGCCTGCAGACACTACCACAGCATGGAGGTGTTCACCCTCTACGACCTGCTGAGCCTCAACGGCACCAAAGTGGCCGAGGGCCACAAGgccagcttctgcctggaggaCACTCACTGTGACGAAGGTCAGtggtgctcctcctcttcatcatcgtcggtgggcggagcctcagagGAGAGCACTAACCCCGCGCTGCTCGCCCCCTGCAGGGATCCAGAAGAACTACGAGTGCGCCAACTTCGGGTCCCAGGGCATCACGGTGGGCTGCTGGGACACGTACCGCCACGACATCGACTGCCAGTGGATCGACATCACGGACCTGAAGCCCGGGGACTACGTCCTGCAGGTCAGAACCACGGCACCGGGCCGCTTGCGGGGCGCCCGGCTCATCCAGACCGAGACCGAGACCCGAGCTTCCTCGGACCTAGAGGTCGTTGAAGGACGTCTGGAAACACGTCGGCCTCTGGACCAGCGGTTCTGAAGCCCAAAGaattaatatacacttttttaaatggatgctcatttataatatctttaacacatctcacccccccccccatccacctcAGAACCACTGGTCCAGACCAGATCTTTCTAAATCAAGTTGTTGCATtcgtcagggttcgtacggtcatggaaaacctggaaaagtcatggaattttaaaatggtcatttccaggcctggaaaagtcatggaaaaaacttaaatcactaAAGTTTTGGGAAAATCCTGaaatgttataatcacatgttcatttacgcagagtttgaaactatgaatatgttttagaaaggaagactcaaaatataagccggcgtaccgGACGCTCTCATACTGGCGCCGAAATTTCGCTGGTCATTggtttaatttaatgtattctgtatgctttggaattcacagtttaaatactaaatgtcaCCGTTTCATGGATAAACAGACGTCTCactttggtcatggacatttggtttaaagtcctggaagtccACTGGTCGACGTGTGTAAGAACCCCGATTAAAACCCAGGAACtctgcattatatatatatatattataataataatgagcgTCCCCTCTGCCTGCAGGTGGTCATCAACCCTCACTACGAGGTGGCGGAGTCGGATTACACCAACAACGTGATGCGGTGCCGCTCGCGCTACGACGGCCAGCGCATGTGGACCTACAACTGTCACATAGGTGAGAGA
Proteins encoded:
- the LOC130208914 gene encoding lysyl oxidase homolog 2A-like; its protein translation is MLGPVLTRCLLATLLCMWPVCAAQATTASPPAFQLRLAGEKRKHYEGRVEVFHAGEWGTVCDDDFSISAAQVVCRELGFLDAEAWLPSAKYGRGEGQIWLDNVHCSGGEKSLARCHSNGFGVSDCKHSEDVGVVCTQKRIPGFQFVRNQAGSDEGVAVQVEDVRIRATFSQRKRVPVTEGFLEVKDGGKWRQICNADWTPANSRVVCGMYGFPSEKRFKPRPYKLLADRRKKNYWGFSVNCTGNEADLSDCKMGTEVYLKGNATCEQGMPVVVSCVPGRAFASSHSAGYMKAYRVEQPLVRLRGGAMIGEGRVEVLKNGEWGTVCDDNWSRTAATVACRELGFGSAKEALSGARLGQGSGLVHMNEVECSGFEKSLTECYFNRDALGCSHEEDAALRCNVPAMGFNKRLRLSGGRNAFEGRVEVQAARNGTAAWGAVCSDGWGTMEAMVVCRQLGLGFASHAFQETWYWEGSAEAEAVLMSGVRCSGAELTLDQCLHHGDRVQCPRGGGRFSAGVSCTQLAPDLVLSAQAVEQTTYLEDRPMYALQCAHEERCLSQSADTADSASYRRLLRFSSQIQNNGQSDFRPRAAHHAWVWHECHRHYHSMEVFTLYDLLSLNGTKVAEGHKASFCLEDTHCDEGIQKNYECANFGSQGITVGCWDTYRHDIDCQWIDITDLKPGDYVLQVVINPHYEVAESDYTNNVMRCRSRYDGQRMWTYNCHIGGSLSSQTEESAPGLLTNQLSQR